A stretch of the Pirellulales bacterium genome encodes the following:
- a CDS encoding pyridoxine 5'-phosphate synthase: protein MAKLGVNIDHVATVRQARKTNEPDPVWAAALAELGGADGITVHLREDRRHIQDRDVRVLRETVAVKLNLELTLADDVLALACQLRPDQATIVPERREEVTTEGGLDAAGQRKRLSEAMRRLQDAGILVSLFLDPETAQIDAAQQLGATAVELHTGKYALARHADELERELEALRSAAQQIVAAGMTLHAGHGLTYRNVRPVATIPQMDELNIGHSIVARALMVGFQSAVREMKELI, encoded by the coding sequence ATGGCGAAGTTGGGAGTGAACATCGATCACGTGGCCACTGTGCGGCAGGCGCGAAAGACCAACGAGCCCGATCCTGTGTGGGCGGCGGCGCTTGCTGAGTTGGGAGGCGCCGACGGCATTACGGTGCATCTACGGGAGGATCGCCGGCACATTCAGGATCGCGATGTGCGCGTTCTGCGCGAGACGGTTGCCGTCAAGCTGAACCTGGAGTTGACGTTGGCCGACGACGTGTTGGCTTTGGCGTGCCAGTTGCGGCCCGATCAAGCAACAATCGTTCCGGAGCGTCGTGAAGAAGTCACGACCGAAGGAGGGCTGGACGCGGCGGGACAGCGAAAGCGTTTGTCAGAGGCGATGCGCCGACTCCAAGATGCCGGCATCTTGGTGAGCTTGTTCCTCGATCCCGAGACAGCGCAGATTGACGCCGCCCAACAACTTGGCGCCACGGCAGTGGAATTGCACACCGGGAAATACGCGTTGGCCCGGCATGCCGACGAACTGGAGCGGGAATTGGAGGCGTTGCGATCGGCGGCGCAACAGATAGTGGCGGCGGGCATGACGCTGCACGCCGGCCACGGATTGACCTACCGCAATGTGCGGCCTGTCGCCACGATTCCGCAGATGGATGAGCTAAACATCGGCCACAGCATCGTGGCTCGCGCGCTCATGGTTGGTTTTCAGTCAGCCGTGCGGGAAATGAAGGAATTGATTTAA